gaaagaaaataaattgcATCATTCCATGAGAACTGTTTTAAAATAGAtgaaaaataaaaccattgaTTGTTTCTATGTAAAAATCAATAGCATAGGAAGTAATGTAAATTATGACATTAGTTTATATGATTAAAAATCTCTGTTCTAGAAATGTTTGATATGCTTAAATATTTGCTAAATACATTATAAAGGCTTGCCGTCACATATCAGACTGGGACAAGCTATGGTACAGGTAGTGGTCCAATATTCATTGATGATCTAAATTGCGGGACTGGTGCATTACATATAAATGACTGCACGTACAATACGTATGATAACTGCAACCATGAAAATGATATGTCTGTCGTTTGTACAGGTAAGGCAAGGATCCAGTCACAATTCCCTATTTACAACTACAAACATAGGTTCCTTTTAAATGATTCAttgtgttttgttaaaatttcattttctctgACATCAGGGAATTCGAATTAATAAGTGTCAACATGACACAGTTATTATAAACTATTATACTATTTCAATTTTTGAGATACGTGATATAATAAACACATGCAATGACacactaaataatttgattcTAAACTTCAATTTTTAAACCCGAAATCAACATTAAAGTTATAACCCCTTTACAAACAACTGACAAATTGTTAGTTACAAAAGCtgaaagaataaaaacataagaaaagaaatattatataaacttgTAGATTGTGGAGATCCTACCCCAATAAATGGTTTCATAAACACGACGTTGACAAGCTATGGTACTGTTGTGCATGTCACGTGTGAGAAGAACTATAGACTGATTGGGGACAGTGTCATTATCTGCCAATCGATTGGAGCCTGGAGTAACAATCCAGAATGCGATCTTATAGGTAATACTACTTAAATGGAGGAGATATACTTTATATCGTTTATTCGTGAAATTAGTACAAGTATCACTTTTTATatgtttattcaaaatattgaGACTGATAATACAATTAAGCAAAACTACTGAAATCaataaattaattaaagaaatatatgtagTAAGTTTGATAATAATAAGTTATACTTCCATATATAGAATGCAGCAATCCTACGCCTGATCACGGCTTTAGTAATGCTTTTAGCACTATTAATGGAACAACTGTATCTGTCGAGTGTGAAGAGGGCTATGACCTGGTTGGTGAGGACATCGTGACTTGTCAAGAAAATGAAACTTGGACATATGATCCAGTATGTCAGATAAAAGGTATTTTGATCTTCTCTACACACATTTGTACAAAGTCATATGTTGCAATGCACCGTTTGAAACATAATAGTTTCatggtggggaaaccaagaatgcaacgtcatcagaAAACCAGCGCAAATGAgttgaccacacacaaattttcGCCAATTCAGTTAAGAATggtcttgtaacttttttttattacagcAGCTTGCAACTCGAGATAAAGACAACGTTCCCGGTCTGGAGTGGAGTATACGTTTTGCTGTAGTGTTCCTTTTTACGTATTACTTGTTTTTTCACCGAAAACGTGAACAGTTGCCAAAGAGGGCATAAGCGGTACTTCTGTCTAATtaagtgagttttgaccgtatttttCGTGAAATGAACACAGATTCGAAGCTCAGTGATATCAGTGACTAGCAGAATACtcaaccattgttttattttcatgttttcaacgatatctgacgatattttattcaaaacaaacaacatttatttatcaaaatgagaacaggagaattacaaagctaactccattttcattcaacgtttcgactatttttattagtcttcttcaggaagtaaacaaatatgatatgaaataaacaacgtcatgaatatatATATCGTTTATTCGTGAAATGAGAAATTATTATCAAAATGAGAACATTCTCACTGAAGACTTtattggagaacatccacactttTGATTACCAAATTATTGCAAGTATGCTTCCTTAAAATGTCTCCTAGGCAGTCACAACGTTATTCAAACAGCAGATAAAATCTTATGCTGCGAAGTTATAGACCAGTTAAAATAGAACTGGCAAATCATATTATATGGCTGAATTCATTGTATGAGTAGGTTAGGGAGAGCATTAATCACTGTGTATTGTGTTTTGCGCCGTGATGCCGTTATGTGTACTCTATCGTGACTCCTTCCGAGATATCTAAAATACCAAGAAAAGTTGTATGTGTCTTTTCCTTTCTTTGACAAATCCACAAGTAATAATAGTAAACTAAAACAACACATGTAAAGTCTACAAGAAAAATCCTTaataatcaaataattaatacTTAATTTGATATTAAACATTCATATAAGACATATAAGAATGACTGCAATGTTAAGATGATTTCGCATATCTGAGTTTATTTCGCGAAATCACtatcaaaaacaaagacaaatatcaaacagggaatgacacgtaccaaaaacgcagcctcctcaaaacgaaacccacagcacgcagacgcgtacaccacaaacacacacacacatacacgcgcatacACACAAAGGCAAcacaatacacacacacacatacacgcgcacacacacagaAAAGCCAACAAATTAGGaccaaacgaacaaataaaggaacacagtggggaaccgccttggaacggtcagtgacaaaacaccgctggggagcttaaaccggtttatggtgcgcacccaacctcactcttacccccaccatgttccaaagacacgggacagtgtaaataaaagtaatcccctccaggtgaatctctaacacacgtaatggaaacaaaaaggcatggcatgtaaaacacaaaaatgctcgtgtataaatatataaaaagcaaacctttagaaccaaaaacgtatgtactcgatgccttttcagaagacagagcaacaagagaaacacccttaacgGCCCGACGAAaaaggccagaagacagatatcagaacagttcagtcctggtaggatttaaaaactgctcatcatagagtcctccccctcttccgtcagacacaaagaggaaagcgtagtgtccaactgtaaacgggttgaacactaaacatgcggtatgtctcaaaacagttgggtcgtaacctctttttataaaacgttttaaaattttaccaaatacatttggaaaattaccatgatccaagatcttacgaagtttgtaaaccacatccccataaaaaacggttttaaaaataccttctcgcagaagtgtctttaaattactattgaattttaaaactaaatcagaattacgatagtaaaatttagcaaaatatttacgcaatttgtaataacggtagccttgctgaagaagtttacttgtaatatattgattacgttcattgaaatgcttgacatgactacacgctctagcaaactaaattaatttagaaatatataccccataagatgtagcctgaggtacattcccatccaaatggggaaaatttacaatactaaaattaaaatcatctctcttgtcataaattttggtctgtataatattatcataaatagagaggtgtaaatctaaaaatgaagcatcagtatccgaattgttcgCTTTAATTAACTGAATCTCCCTAGGATAAATaatacccaccaattgaccaaaaaacggattatccatattaagaatttCATCctgatagcgtgatgtattattaaatgcagtaataacatctgcctgcgtatctggagaaaggctcaacataaagtctctttcataacaatataaaaacaaatctgcgacaaggggtacacaatttgttcccatgggaataccaactacttgtctaaaaactgcattcccaaacctgatgtaaatgttgttcaataaaaaggaaagtcATACAGATTTACCAATAAATactaacaaaacaacaaaataaatacaactgTATGATTTCCGCATTAATTTATTTCCAAAACACATAAAATGTTAATGACAAATGAGCTTATTCCATATTAATCATTTTGAATGCAACTTTCAACTAGAACTTCTAGAGTGATTTGTTCCTTTTTAGAATTATTAAAGAAGAGTGCTCATCTTTACCGAAAATTGCAAACGTAGTTGCTTGCCGATAAATACATTCTACATAGCAGATAtcgtttaaaatatttgtaaaaaggaCAGAagtattattaaaaatatattcataaataaacagaaacatgaaagttaattaaaaaataaacataaaaacttaCATTTGCCAAAATGCTTAATTATTTATAATATCAAATATGCTTTTAGCATTGAATCATTTTCAAAAGTATATGAAGTTAACAAGTTAGTTAACAGATAAATATGAAAGTTCATATCTGCCCGAATACCTGattatagaaatattttcttacagaaacattattttgcgaagtaaaacaacaacaacacattaaTACCATAAAATGCTATATTCATAACTGCCGATTACTTAATTTTAGAAATCTTATCTTACTGAAACATTATTCTGtggaaaaaaagaacattaataccataaaatgttttaagtaacTGCCGATTACTTAATTTTAGAAATCTTATCTTACTGAAACATTATTCTGTGGAAAAAAAGAACGTTAATaccataaaatgttttaagtactaataaataaaatttaaattattacaataataataaaaaatatatgaatgaGCAAAGCTATGAAagttaattaataaataaacacaaaagATCACATCTGACCCAAAGcgtaattattgaaatattatcttACAGAAACATTATTTTGCGGGAAAAGATCAGTAATACCTAAAAGTAAGTTTTTACTTAAATACAAAGAAGAGTTGTATGTGTCTTTTCCTTTCTTTAATACAAATCCACAAGTGATACATGTAACAATAAAGTAAAACAACACAAGTAAAGTATACAAGAAGAGTGACTTTTCCAAGGAAAAGAAACACTTTTAAACTCGACGTTCTGATGCAGGCTCAACGATAAAAAGGCGCTGAAAGGGTTTCCGCTGattaaagataagataaattatGGTCAAAGCTTGCGGTCAGGTTTTACCACCATAAATGGCATCATAAATTTTTTACTAAAGTTATGGATTTTACCAAGGATATAGTTATAGCCGACAGgtctaaaatgtttttgatataaatgatatCTAAAACTCGCAAACTTTATAACAAAGATATTTACAAATTAACTGCATAATTTACCGCATAAAAGGTGTAACAGAAGAAAATGCGGCATTCATATTGACTGCATTTTTAGgaaagatattattttaaaatatcaagatAGATTCGAATAAAATTCCTGCACACGAAGTAGCAATAGTGGATTGGAATAGTTATTGAACTCAGTactgttattttttataattatatccaTCCCCATGTGCATAAACCACGTAGTTAGTTCAttactttaactaaatattataactgtaagaCATTGTAAACCTTAACATTCAGAAAATTATAGTCTCTATCGAATATCAAAGAAAACCTGTTCAATACAACAGGCATTCTGaaagtttgataaaccggaagtaaggCATACAATGTGTCATCATTACGTATactaaagcctggattcggcgttcATTTCTTGAAttgtaaatgagaaaatatttaaaaattacaataatacGATATTCCTAAAGTTAAAACATGATACTAAAATTGTCTAAACATTTAAAAGTTCTAAATagtgtcttaaaatcagcttgaaatgtgttgATCTCTTTACTTAAAGTCAAAcataaaaaggacaaaacaaatttaatttcatCGTACTGTAAAATCACTGAATTTCGTGAGCATGACATTTCatagttttggtcaaaacgacaatttcgtggggatatgaatttgtggttttcaacttttgaacgtaaaatgaatgggaacttacttgttcgttggaattaaatttcgtggattgactcaacctcGGAATCTACGAAAATTCCGCCCCAACGCCTCagcgaatattaatgatttcacattatgTAAGACCGTTGCACTTCTTTACgactgagaagtttcattaaaagccACTTTGGCAACAATTTATTTCTGAAAAGAAGATTTCCAATAGACTCTTATTACGAAAACGTATAACTCGAAAACGAAAACAAATCAAAAGATAACAGACCAATTTGTTATGTTTGAAACTATTGTTTGTCCAATCGCATTGcggtatttttcaaattatcaggaaatttattttggtaaatcacATTCACTTCCAGTTGTTTTATTAATCCGGTAATACCTTGGTCACAAGAACAAtacgagctccgtacgagtaggCTTTCAGTCGTATATTGGCAAACTGTACGGCGTCCGCATGGACATCGTTGATTTGTGCGACCCTCGTGCGGATTTTATGAACACGTAGAGAACTCGGGAactcggtgaaaatgtttcaTCGAGCTCCCGATTTCTTTACTAGCTCGTAGAGATTTCTGAAAtcgggagcagctcgcaagaACCCCGTACCGGAATCGCACGGGTCCCGGAGAAGCCCATACGGGCATTGCATGGATTTTGAAAGCTACGAGACTTGATGATCACTAGTTACACTACTTGTATACTACTAGGGGACGACTTGCATGGTAAATGTAAGATGTCCGTACGATATTAAGGACACCGTAAGGAGAATATGCGATGTTCTCATGGGGCCCACAGGGCGTAACGATCAGCTGAGTGGCAACAAAAGAATATCTTCAGACGTCGCCAAACTAGTTTATTCTTGTCGCAGAGACACCGTACAGACAACGTACGTGCGCCGTACGAGCCAAAGGACATCGCACGATGTAGGGCCGGGTTCCTTACGATTTCCGTACGACTTGTCTGCGATATCCGTGCGCATATCCAACAGTTGTAAATGCAAATTGTTCAGACGCCGCCGAACTGATTTCTTCTTGTCGCAAGGACACCGTGTGGACACCGTAAAAGTGCCGCGAGCACCGGACGAAGTATGACCAGGTTCCCTGCGAGCTCCACACGACTTGTCTGCGAGGTCTTTATGAAGTTCCTACGATTGcatcctctaaagatcgtacgAAACCTGTATCTCTGTACTGTGACCAGACGCTACGATTGTACAAAGAGCGTATAAGGACTGTAAAATTGCTGGACTAGTACAAATGACGCGCAGATTGAATACAGCAAAACTTATCACTTTTATGCTGTGCCcgtaaagtgacatgttacgcacttttttccacttaggtaatgtgagacttttttcatttcgtttaaacaaaatcatttcgtttaaacgaaataactaattcgtttaaacgaaataactaattcgtttaaacgaaatgatttcgtttaaacgaaataacatttcgtaaaaacgaaatgatttcgctTAAACGAACTAGTTATTTCgattaaacgaattagttatttcgttgaaacgaaataactaattcgtttaacgtttaaacgaattagttatttcgttgaaacgaaataactaattcgtttaaacgaaataactaattcatttaaacgaaataactaattcgtttaaacgtaatagttatttcgtttaaacgaaataaaaaaagtctcacattacctaagtggaaaaaaagtacgtaacatgtcactttaggggctcCGTACTTTTACTGTACATGTTAGACTTTAAAACGATAACGTGGTGCATGATAATTAAGAGTGtagatgttctccaacaaagtcgtcagtgtggatgttctcattttaataatgttgtttcttttaattaaaatacCGTCGGATACCCTTAgaaacagcaaaataaaacaatggtttaGTATTGTGCAAACACTGAAATTAACTGAGCTTCGAATCTGTgttcatttcacgaaaatacggtcaaaactcacaGTTAGACAGAAGTGTGGTACCCCTAATggcctctttgccaactgttcgcatTTTCGGGGGAAAAAAGCTATACGTACAAAAAGGAACACTACCGCAAACTAGTATACTCCATGCAGGTGCTCTCTATCTCGAGTCGccagctgcagtaataaaaaagttacaagacatTTTTTACTTGAACATTACAAAAATGTGTGTGTGGTCAGCTTATTTGCCCAAGTATGGTGCCTTTTGGTACACAACATTTGTCGTTTGCAGACGACAGAATAAGGCCAGATATATGTACACATTGTTGCCGATAAGATAAACATGATCTGATAACAACCGGACTAAAACCTAAACTTTTATTTTGTCTAAAAGGATGACATGTTCAACTGTATCAAAAACTTTCTGCAAAATCAAGTCGAACCATTCCAATGTAATTCCCTTTATCTAAATCAAACCTTACATAGTCAGACAAATGTATGTCCGTTGAAAAGTCTGATAGAAAGTCGAATAGTAATTCAGTTCACTCAAATAACTTTCCAGTTTGTAATAtacaattttttcaaatattgtagaaaaaatatataaagttcaTATAAAGGTGCATTTTGCTACCAGAGTCTTACGCTCTTTACATACAAAGGAACAACTCGTGcaggttttaaattgtccggaaCAACTCTGTTCATAGACGACATAATAAAGGAACAGTCCTGTGGTTTTACTAACACTGTTCAagcatttgaatattttattttaaaaaagttagcAATAAAACCTTTACCAGACTGTTCCAatctatgttttttttgtttttttttttcaatttacggACAAGATTTGATGCAACAGttgtaaaaatgaattgaaatagtTTGCAACATTTATCTTATCAAAACACAGTGTCACCATCAATATTAAACCCAATATTTTCTTTTAGGAATCTGCGAGAACGTTTGATAAGACGGTTTGTGAAGTATACTTAATTCTTTGAGTGTCTTCCACAACAAAATGGAATCATTTTGATTATCAGCAAtagatttttaattaaaaaatgtctTCGGTGctgtgttttatttcttaaagattAAAACGCCTCAAAATTTCAAGGTTTTCTAATATTTCTACAAGATTATAAAATTTAGACCACTATTGGGGTCTATAGAGACAACCACGTGTAAAAGGTGTAAATTTATGCTATTTATTTCAATCCAAAGTGACGAGAAACTTGCGAGGTCCATTTCTCGTAAGTTCAGATTGATGAGAATATTTACGATTATCACCAACCGTCTTATCAAACGTTCTCGCAAATCCACATATCGCAATCCTCGTAACTTTCCCATAACTTTCTCCTTACCGGCTAATCACAATGACGTAGTCTATATTTTTAACGTCGTGTAGATAAAACGGACACTTGcttagaaacaaacaaaaaaagaaacaaataaaaaaaaaaaaaaaaaaaaaaaaaaaaaaacacacacaaaaacaaaacggcataatgtaaacataaacatgtattaaatCTTATGTAATAAGcttattttataaaagttttcttcGCCGGAAGGATAGATGTTTCAAACAAATGTGTTCCAAAACACAAACTAAAATATTTGCACCTAAAAATGTTTAGTTGAGTTGATATTCAAGTGTTCATATTTCGTCTGTTTGAATATGGACTGGTAAAGAAGCAATTTTTATGCGTACATCATATTCAAGATCTGACGTTGTATAAAATGAACAAAGTACAGGATGCAGTTCTCACTTGGAACAAAcatgtaacatgttttttttacataGCTTAGGTTTTCAAAACCACTTTATTCTAAAATGTAGGAAGTAACTGTACGGATGTTTATCCTATAGATCCTCGATCTGCTCTGAACGTCCTAGAACTGGTTTTTCGTGCGCAAAtgtaaatgcatatttcatttttaaaaatgattggataatatcttaagtaaatataaTTCTGCTTTAGAAGACATTTA
This DNA window, taken from Mercenaria mercenaria strain notata chromosome 19, MADL_Memer_1, whole genome shotgun sequence, encodes the following:
- the LOC128551017 gene encoding sushi, von Willebrand factor type A, EGF and pentraxin domain-containing protein 1-like, whose product is MIGYPLAVTYQTGTSYGTGSGPIFIDDLNCGTGALHINDCTYNTYDNCNHENDMSVVCTDCGDPTPINGFINTTLTSYGTVVHVTCEKNYRLIGDSVIICQSIGAWSNNPECDLIECSNPTPDHGFSNAFSTINGTTVSVECEEGYDLVGEDIVTCQENETWTYDPVCQIKDCDYPFIPNADVTLPNNITTFGETVKVSCRTGHTLTGNSAVSCLSNGSWEMLPSCTIVDCGDPTPIKGLADQNETTYGAVVEITCLDGYNITGNSTIICEQDGGWSSTPVCDPTGMKEVILGRCLTSSYAYILYSSFV